From Micromonospora echinospora, one genomic window encodes:
- a CDS encoding helix-turn-helix domain-containing protein, which yields MTTRNRQDSHRELPIGRRVAQLRVRRGMSQQVFADRIGRSKSWVDKVERGVRTLDRLPMIETVAAALGVAPAVLVGRQAQRTPATDATAAVEQVRTALANYDTPSGRDGPSSVADLDRQIGYACTAYRHAHHLQLLRMLPDLLAATRHANRPAGDAPAALLLVRVYRVAAQVLVKLGEPHLAWLAADRAMTTAAGDPRRTALAAVPLAQALRALGRGRLAMAAATTAVRPLDLAPHREPGPDDAALAGILLTEAALAAATCGDAAAVDDLTGRAAHLAATYVEHHLTRTGSGRSWSTSPAR from the coding sequence GTGACCACGCGGAACCGGCAGGACAGCCACCGGGAGCTGCCGATCGGCCGGCGGGTGGCGCAGCTACGGGTCCGCCGGGGCATGAGTCAGCAGGTCTTCGCCGACCGGATCGGCCGGTCGAAGAGCTGGGTGGACAAGGTGGAACGCGGCGTGCGTACGCTCGACCGGCTGCCCATGATCGAGACGGTGGCCGCCGCCCTCGGCGTCGCTCCCGCCGTCCTGGTCGGCCGGCAGGCCCAGCGGACCCCGGCCACCGACGCCACCGCCGCCGTCGAGCAGGTGCGCACGGCCCTGGCCAACTACGACACCCCGTCCGGCCGCGACGGTCCGTCGTCGGTCGCGGACCTCGACCGCCAGATCGGATACGCATGCACGGCGTACCGGCACGCCCACCACCTTCAGTTGCTCCGGATGCTGCCCGACCTGCTCGCCGCCACCCGTCACGCGAACCGCCCAGCCGGCGACGCACCGGCCGCCCTCCTGCTGGTGCGGGTGTACCGGGTCGCCGCCCAGGTGCTGGTCAAGCTCGGTGAGCCACACCTCGCCTGGTTGGCCGCCGACCGGGCGATGACCACCGCCGCCGGTGACCCCCGGCGTACCGCGCTCGCGGCCGTCCCGCTGGCGCAGGCGCTACGCGCGCTCGGTCGGGGACGGCTGGCGATGGCCGCCGCCACCACCGCCGTACGCCCGCTCGACCTGGCCCCGCACCGCGAACCCGGACCCGACGACGCCGCCCTCGCCGGCATCCTGCTCACCGAGGCCGCCCTCGCTGCCGCGACCTGCGGCGATGCCGCCGCCGTGGACGACCTCACCGGGCGCGCGGCCCATCTCGCCGCCACCTACGTCGAGCACCACCTGACGAGGACGGGTTCGGGCCGGTCGTGGTCGACCTCGCCCGCGCGCTGA
- a CDS encoding MMPL family transporter has product MNAVVRFSIARPKTVIAIWVVLAAICVPLMIALTGALKAGGFDNPRGEAAAGQKVIERTFDEAPESLQVVLTKPDGDVTTELAEATRVAEETPHVASVQDYRQDPEWLSPDKHTTFLQLGFRVDKSTIQHEIDGLRERMTGAMRDRGVQVHVTGAQALDYDLSVQSEKDAITAEMIAFPLLIVVLLVVFRSVGAMLLPIVLAGLALVVASAIGYLITFMTDLSTLYTNAVSLIGIAVAVDYSLFIIKRYRDELVAGDTYVPALRTAMRTAGHAVLFSGLAVVVALLALFIPRIMVFSSMAIAGVVVTLVALAMSMSLLPAALTVMGRRINWLSLKPRARRTAQGGPGLLTRLQRRPALTLAVLVAIFGVMAWPMTDIRLQSPVASATILPEDADSRQGIERLQAALEFRNLFPVQVVVSAPEGTSPATLLDAVRAVNETVREQQRIDTVTDVTSIGLPAEAVTAAVSGQSAALPPEAKAGFDQLWGVDGDRLVSRVVVIPGSDPDSDAAHDLIHDLRDELPGAVPDGVRVQVTGATATGVDFDEILIDTLPAILIAVALITIALLARAFRSWLLPLLALALNALVVAASLGLLTAISQNWLGQRIDSTTPALVFAIMFGLSMDYMVIMISRMREHFVQHGDHQGAVTDGLRDTAGLVNGAALIMVAVFASFLVAKVSVVQQLGLGLGIAVALDAVVIRLLVMPAALNLLGPRVWGRAAQRATDGQHATDREPVPAA; this is encoded by the coding sequence GTGAACGCCGTCGTCCGGTTCTCCATAGCCCGTCCGAAAACCGTCATCGCGATCTGGGTCGTGCTCGCCGCGATCTGCGTACCCCTGATGATCGCGCTCACCGGGGCGTTGAAGGCCGGGGGTTTCGACAATCCCCGGGGCGAGGCCGCCGCCGGGCAGAAGGTCATCGAACGCACCTTCGACGAGGCCCCGGAGAGCCTCCAGGTCGTGCTGACCAAACCGGACGGTGACGTCACCACCGAGCTGGCCGAGGCGACCCGGGTGGCCGAGGAGACCCCGCACGTGGCCTCGGTGCAGGACTACCGGCAGGACCCGGAGTGGCTCTCGCCGGACAAGCACACCACCTTCCTCCAGCTCGGGTTCCGCGTCGACAAGTCCACGATCCAGCACGAGATCGACGGCCTGCGCGAACGGATGACCGGGGCGATGCGGGACCGGGGTGTCCAGGTGCACGTCACCGGCGCCCAGGCCCTCGACTACGACCTCAGCGTGCAGTCCGAGAAGGACGCCATCACCGCCGAGATGATCGCGTTTCCGCTGCTGATCGTCGTCCTGCTGGTGGTGTTCCGCTCGGTCGGCGCGATGCTGCTGCCGATCGTGCTGGCCGGTCTCGCGCTCGTGGTCGCCTCCGCGATCGGCTACCTGATCACCTTCATGACCGACCTCTCCACCCTCTACACCAACGCGGTGTCCCTGATCGGCATCGCCGTCGCGGTAGACTACTCGCTCTTCATCATCAAGCGGTACCGGGACGAACTGGTCGCGGGCGACACGTACGTCCCGGCGCTGCGCACCGCGATGCGGACCGCCGGACACGCGGTGCTCTTCAGCGGCCTGGCCGTGGTGGTGGCCCTGCTCGCCCTCTTCATCCCCCGGATCATGGTGTTCAGCAGCATGGCCATCGCCGGCGTGGTGGTCACCCTGGTCGCCCTGGCCATGTCGATGAGCCTGCTCCCGGCCGCGCTCACGGTGATGGGCCGTCGGATCAACTGGCTGTCGCTCAAGCCGCGCGCCCGGCGGACCGCGCAGGGCGGACCCGGTCTGCTCACCCGGCTCCAGCGCCGGCCCGCCCTGACCCTCGCCGTCCTGGTGGCGATCTTCGGGGTGATGGCCTGGCCGATGACCGACATCCGGCTCCAGTCGCCGGTGGCCAGCGCGACCATCCTGCCCGAGGACGCCGACTCCCGGCAGGGCATCGAACGGCTCCAGGCCGCGCTGGAGTTCCGCAACCTCTTCCCGGTGCAGGTCGTCGTCAGCGCGCCCGAGGGCACGTCGCCGGCCACGCTCCTCGACGCCGTCCGCGCGGTCAACGAGACGGTCCGGGAACAGCAGAGGATCGACACGGTCACCGACGTGACCAGCATCGGGCTTCCCGCCGAGGCGGTCACCGCCGCGGTGAGCGGCCAGTCGGCGGCGCTGCCGCCCGAGGCGAAGGCCGGCTTCGACCAGCTCTGGGGGGTCGACGGCGACCGGCTGGTCAGCCGGGTCGTGGTGATCCCCGGCTCCGACCCGGACAGCGACGCCGCCCACGACCTGATCCACGACCTGCGCGACGAACTGCCGGGCGCCGTCCCGGACGGGGTACGCGTCCAGGTGACCGGAGCGACCGCCACCGGCGTCGACTTCGACGAGATCCTGATCGACACGCTGCCGGCCATCCTCATCGCGGTCGCGCTGATCACCATCGCCCTGCTGGCCCGCGCGTTCCGCTCGTGGCTGCTGCCGCTGCTGGCGCTGGCGCTCAACGCGCTGGTGGTCGCGGCCAGCCTCGGCCTGCTCACCGCGATCAGCCAGAACTGGCTCGGCCAGCGGATCGACAGCACCACCCCGGCGCTGGTCTTCGCCATCATGTTCGGGCTCAGCATGGACTACATGGTCATCATGATCTCGCGGATGCGGGAGCACTTCGTCCAACACGGCGACCACCAGGGGGCGGTCACCGACGGGCTGCGCGACACCGCCGGCCTGGTCAACGGCGCCGCCCTGATCATGGTGGCGGTGTTCGCCTCGTTCCTGGTGGCGAAGGTCAGCGTGGTCCAGCAGCTCGGCCTGGGCCTGGGCATCGCGGTCGCCCTCGACGCCGTGGTCATCCGACTGCTGGTGATGCCCGCCGCGCTGAACCTGCTCGGCCCGCGCGTCTGGGGCCGCGCGGCGCAGCGCGCCACCGACGGCCAGCACGCCACCGACCGGGAGCCGGTGCCCGCCGCCTGA
- the ubiG gene encoding bifunctional 2-polyprenyl-6-hydroxyphenol methylase/3-demethylubiquinol 3-O-methyltransferase UbiG: MAGNDRHLAALDPDAVAIDNEYYHEVGDSWWDASGPLRALHDMNPARVAYFDATARRAFGADRSRVRVLDVGCGGGLVSERMAALGYQVTGVDLSAGSIETARRHASASGVTVDYQVGSAYELPKPDGAVDLVVVSDVLEHLHDLPGAVAEIARVLRPGGIVVFDTINRTVASYLKAIVLSEKVLKIIYPGTHNWKMFIRPDELRAVFAQHGLSLTETQGLEPVAPPHKLVPATLRGRAVGPFHLTPSTAVSYIGQAVKSQES; this comes from the coding sequence ATGGCGGGCAACGACCGGCACCTGGCCGCGCTCGACCCGGACGCGGTCGCGATCGACAACGAGTACTACCACGAGGTCGGCGACTCCTGGTGGGACGCGAGCGGCCCGCTGCGCGCCCTGCACGACATGAACCCGGCCCGGGTGGCCTACTTCGACGCGACCGCCCGGCGGGCGTTCGGTGCGGACCGCTCGCGGGTGCGGGTGCTCGACGTCGGCTGCGGGGGCGGACTGGTCTCCGAGCGGATGGCCGCGCTGGGCTACCAGGTCACCGGCGTGGACCTCTCCGCCGGCTCGATCGAGACTGCCCGGCGGCACGCCTCGGCCAGCGGCGTGACCGTCGACTATCAGGTCGGCTCGGCGTACGAGCTGCCGAAGCCCGACGGCGCGGTCGACCTGGTGGTCGTCTCGGACGTGCTGGAACACCTGCACGACCTGCCCGGCGCGGTGGCCGAGATCGCCCGGGTGCTGCGTCCCGGCGGGATCGTCGTCTTCGACACGATCAACCGTACGGTGGCCAGCTACCTGAAGGCGATCGTGCTCTCCGAGAAGGTCCTCAAGATCATCTACCCGGGTACGCACAACTGGAAGATGTTCATCCGCCCGGACGAACTGCGCGCGGTCTTCGCCCAGCACGGCCTGAGCCTCACCGAGACCCAGGGCCTCGAACCCGTGGCCCCGCCGCACAAGCTCGTCCCCGCCACGCTGCGCGGCCGGGCGGTCGGTCCCTTCCACCTCACCCCGTCCACCGCCGTGAGCTACATCGGCCAGGCCGTCAAGTCCCAGGAGAGCTGA
- a CDS encoding DUF488 domain-containing protein has product MSATMTIGSRFGIVGVGYEGKSIDDFVADLVSRRVARVVDVRMTPISRKPGFSKSALSRALAAGGIRYEHRRELGNPKENRPGFSGSEEQLAAARAVYVARLQQPDSLAALDALGQAARTELVALLCFEADEVRCHRQLVLHALTERMCYRLGQ; this is encoded by the coding sequence GTGAGCGCGACCATGACCATCGGTAGTCGGTTCGGCATCGTCGGTGTCGGTTACGAAGGTAAGTCCATCGACGATTTTGTGGCTGATCTGGTCAGCCGGCGTGTGGCTCGCGTGGTGGACGTACGGATGACACCCATCTCCCGGAAGCCCGGCTTCAGTAAGAGTGCTCTGAGTCGAGCCCTGGCTGCCGGCGGGATCCGGTACGAGCACCGCCGGGAACTGGGTAACCCCAAGGAGAACCGGCCGGGATTCAGTGGGTCGGAGGAGCAGTTGGCCGCTGCCCGCGCGGTCTACGTCGCTCGGCTCCAGCAACCGGACTCGCTGGCGGCGCTCGACGCGCTGGGGCAGGCCGCGCGAACCGAACTGGTGGCGTTGCTCTGCTTCGAAGCCGACGAGGTGAGATGCCATCGCCAGCTCGTGCTGCACGCCCTCACCGAGCGGATGTGCTATCGCCTCGGCCAGTAG
- a CDS encoding type III polyketide synthase: MITATEPTRPARIVGLRTAQAGPAISQREMFDSFYRDLYADVPDAEKLFMSTQVDQRRLLWPPKAHYGDGWPGMQARIEAWEQGVLAMGRQTVGGVLDDVDSDRVGSYTFVSCTGYAGPTPEMLLAKEFGLRKNLRRTFVGHMGCYAAFNGLKVALDSLAGRPDQLALVTCAEVCSVHLRPEATKEQVVVTGLFGDAAATLLLEAVEGDVDAVTGPVVLGTHTETHPETSAAMTWKVMDDAFRMTLSPYVPVYLAETIRPFVGRLLAPHGLSVGDVAHWGIHPGGPKIIDFVGERLELPVAALRPSLEILNSWGNCSSPTVLLILDHILRTSRPKPGEYGVLMAFGPGLTMESALVRF, from the coding sequence ATGATCACCGCGACCGAGCCGACCCGGCCGGCGCGGATCGTCGGCCTGCGCACCGCGCAGGCCGGCCCGGCCATCTCCCAGCGGGAGATGTTCGACTCCTTCTACCGGGACCTCTACGCCGACGTGCCGGACGCCGAGAAGCTCTTCATGAGCACCCAGGTCGACCAGCGCCGGCTGCTCTGGCCCCCGAAGGCCCACTACGGCGACGGCTGGCCCGGGATGCAGGCTCGGATCGAGGCCTGGGAACAGGGCGTCCTGGCGATGGGTCGCCAGACCGTCGGCGGGGTGCTCGACGACGTCGACTCCGACCGGGTGGGCAGCTACACCTTCGTCAGCTGCACCGGCTACGCCGGCCCCACCCCGGAGATGCTGCTGGCCAAGGAGTTCGGCCTGCGCAAGAACCTGCGCCGGACCTTCGTCGGCCACATGGGCTGCTACGCGGCCTTCAACGGCCTGAAGGTCGCCCTGGACTCCCTCGCCGGCCGCCCCGACCAGCTCGCCCTGGTCACCTGCGCCGAGGTCTGCTCGGTGCACCTGCGACCCGAGGCGACCAAGGAGCAGGTCGTGGTCACCGGCCTCTTCGGCGACGCCGCCGCCACCCTGCTGCTGGAGGCGGTCGAGGGCGACGTCGACGCCGTCACCGGGCCGGTGGTCCTCGGCACGCACACCGAGACCCACCCGGAGACCTCGGCGGCGATGACCTGGAAGGTCATGGACGACGCCTTCCGGATGACGCTCTCGCCGTACGTGCCGGTCTACCTCGCCGAGACGATCCGGCCCTTCGTCGGCCGGCTCCTGGCGCCGCATGGCCTGTCGGTCGGCGACGTCGCGCACTGGGGCATCCACCCCGGCGGTCCGAAGATCATCGACTTCGTCGGCGAGCGGCTGGAACTGCCGGTCGCGGCGCTGCGCCCGTCGCTGGAGATCCTCAACTCCTGGGGCAACTGCTCCTCGCCGACGGTCCTGCTGATCCTCGACCACATCCTGCGCACCTCCCGCCCGAAGCCGGGTGAGTACGGCGTCCTGATGGCCTTCGGACCCGGCCTGACCATGGAATCCGCCCTGGTCCGCTTCTGA
- a CDS encoding acyl carrier protein — protein sequence MIGLDEHVRTLVDDLVAVKPTLRPEEIRPESSITRDLGFDSLDLVELAARIRDAYPEFDLLRWLEDAMSSEVDSVGSMAELLARSGAAGEEQR from the coding sequence ATGATCGGTCTCGATGAACACGTGCGGACGCTCGTCGACGACCTGGTCGCCGTGAAGCCGACCCTGCGTCCCGAGGAGATCCGACCGGAGTCGTCGATCACCCGGGACCTCGGCTTCGACTCGCTGGACCTGGTCGAGCTGGCCGCCCGCATCCGCGACGCGTACCCCGAGTTCGACCTGCTGCGCTGGCTGGAGGACGCGATGTCCTCCGAGGTGGACAGCGTCGGATCGATGGCGGAGCTGCTGGCGCGCTCCGGTGCCGCCGGGGAGGAGCAGCGGTGA
- a CDS encoding aminotransferase class III-fold pyridoxal phosphate-dependent enzyme gives MTIADTTPDTRTPAEILADVMSQPWVGDLFAELTQRQQNSMALAEEVREHVVTNHVFLPFHAPMFPLAVAEASGSRLTDVDGNTYIDSHLGFGGQSLFGHNPPQVVEFVREQALRSTGNGYLNPLELKLGELLKELIPHCEKFALLNSGTDAIAIATRLARAYTGRRLVAKFEGCWHGTGDVAAHNTSFFAHGHPKVNPFPEIGPDGIAPLTAFTGVPQLEMLILPHDAAAASKLIEKYADDLACVIADAACQSWPFTDQTVPELREVAHRCKDLGVPFILDEVLTGFRFGTAGAAGHFDIPADLHCYGKVVSGLGLPLAAIGGKAELLEAAHTSGMPLTDIGSKTFVVNTHSGNHLSIAASYASLSMLRDAGPAFYERTEAKVARVQSRLADFRAETGIPLRLLGFGAFAGTFGFTARDSYDTYREFGAAANPLGPAVLTLMLRKRGVYTLSMPMFYTGDAHSDADVDAVCDAVIDAAREMGRNDFPFVIP, from the coding sequence ATGACGATCGCCGACACCACCCCTGACACCCGTACTCCGGCCGAGATCCTGGCCGACGTCATGTCCCAGCCCTGGGTGGGCGACCTCTTCGCCGAGCTGACCCAGCGGCAGCAGAACTCCATGGCGTTGGCCGAGGAGGTACGGGAGCACGTGGTCACCAACCACGTGTTCCTGCCCTTCCACGCCCCGATGTTCCCGCTCGCCGTCGCCGAGGCGTCCGGCAGCCGGCTCACCGACGTCGACGGCAACACCTACATCGACTCGCACCTGGGCTTCGGCGGGCAGTCGCTGTTCGGCCACAACCCGCCGCAGGTGGTCGAGTTCGTGCGGGAGCAGGCGCTGCGCAGCACCGGCAACGGCTACCTCAACCCGCTGGAGCTGAAGCTCGGCGAGCTGCTCAAGGAACTGATCCCGCACTGCGAGAAGTTCGCCCTGCTGAACTCCGGCACCGACGCCATCGCCATCGCCACCCGGCTGGCCCGCGCGTACACCGGCAGGCGGCTGGTCGCCAAGTTCGAGGGCTGCTGGCACGGCACCGGTGACGTGGCCGCCCACAACACCTCGTTCTTCGCCCACGGCCACCCGAAGGTCAACCCGTTCCCGGAGATCGGCCCGGACGGCATCGCGCCGCTGACCGCCTTCACCGGCGTGCCGCAGCTGGAGATGCTGATCCTGCCGCACGACGCCGCCGCCGCGAGCAAGCTCATCGAGAAGTACGCCGACGACCTGGCCTGCGTCATCGCCGACGCCGCCTGTCAGTCCTGGCCGTTCACCGACCAGACCGTCCCGGAACTGCGCGAGGTCGCGCACCGCTGCAAGGACCTCGGCGTCCCGTTCATCCTGGACGAGGTGCTCACCGGCTTCCGGTTCGGCACCGCGGGCGCGGCCGGCCACTTCGACATCCCCGCCGACCTGCACTGCTACGGCAAGGTCGTCTCCGGTCTCGGCCTGCCGCTGGCGGCCATCGGCGGCAAGGCGGAGCTGTTGGAGGCGGCGCACACCTCGGGCATGCCGCTGACCGACATCGGCAGCAAGACGTTCGTGGTGAACACCCACTCCGGCAACCACCTGTCGATCGCCGCGTCGTACGCCTCGCTGAGCATGCTCCGCGACGCCGGCCCGGCCTTCTACGAGCGGACCGAGGCCAAGGTGGCCCGGGTGCAGTCCCGGCTGGCGGACTTCCGCGCCGAGACCGGCATCCCGCTGCGGCTGCTCGGCTTCGGGGCCTTCGCCGGCACGTTCGGCTTCACCGCCCGGGACTCCTACGACACCTACCGGGAGTTCGGCGCGGCGGCCAACCCGCTCGGCCCGGCCGTGCTCACCCTGATGCTGCGCAAGCGCGGCGTCTACACGCTGAGCATGCCGATGTTCTACACCGGCGACGCGCACTCCGACGCCGACGTGGACGCCGTCTGCGACGCGGTGATCGACGCGGCCCGGGAGATGGGTCGCAACGACTTCCCGTTCGTCATTCCCTGA
- a CDS encoding acyl-CoA dehydrogenase family protein yields MTTTRTDYVALAHELAPRFAENAARHDRDLSFPHENMAELVRTGYTAMTVPPEFGGEGASLAELCEAQQVLAGGCASTAFAVNMHVHGLAMIARLGGPSAEWACEAVRDGAVISGGFSEPGVGGNWWHPTTRAEEVEGGYVLNGRKGFFTGFPGATHLFLSAAMMDDRGLPQPMAFLIPKPEKGVRVTAEWDAAGMRATGSHSLALEDLFIDAKWMVGELGNLPLLFMSGVHWAWCSFASCFVGIARAALDHVVRTQQQRVISVIGKPNAHLPGIQFKVAEMAAKVAAARAHLEAAIHAEHDDVDPLRHYIDMSVMKTTVTRLAHEVVTLGMQVQGGSGLASSDPLQRMYRDVVAGLLVPPATDVVLEWAGKLALDVPIFAEPRWVG; encoded by the coding sequence GTGACCACGACCCGCACCGACTACGTGGCGCTGGCCCACGAGCTGGCGCCGAGGTTCGCCGAGAACGCGGCGCGGCACGACCGGGACCTCAGCTTCCCGCACGAGAACATGGCCGAGCTGGTCCGCACCGGCTACACCGCGATGACCGTGCCCCCGGAGTTCGGCGGCGAGGGGGCCAGCCTGGCCGAGCTCTGCGAGGCGCAGCAGGTGCTCGCCGGTGGCTGCGCGTCGACGGCCTTCGCGGTCAACATGCACGTGCACGGCCTCGCCATGATCGCCCGCCTCGGCGGTCCGAGCGCCGAGTGGGCCTGCGAGGCGGTGCGCGACGGCGCGGTGATCTCCGGTGGCTTCAGCGAGCCGGGCGTGGGCGGCAACTGGTGGCACCCGACCACCCGGGCCGAGGAGGTCGAGGGCGGCTACGTCCTGAACGGACGCAAGGGCTTCTTCACCGGCTTTCCGGGCGCGACGCACCTCTTCCTCTCCGCCGCGATGATGGACGACCGGGGCCTGCCGCAGCCGATGGCCTTCCTGATCCCCAAGCCGGAGAAGGGCGTCCGGGTCACCGCCGAGTGGGACGCGGCGGGCATGCGCGCCACCGGTAGCCACTCGCTGGCCCTGGAGGACCTCTTCATCGACGCGAAGTGGATGGTGGGGGAGCTCGGCAACCTGCCGCTGCTGTTCATGTCGGGCGTGCACTGGGCCTGGTGCAGCTTCGCCTCCTGCTTCGTCGGCATCGCCCGCGCCGCCCTCGACCACGTGGTGCGGACCCAGCAGCAGCGGGTGATCAGCGTGATCGGCAAGCCCAACGCGCACCTGCCCGGCATCCAGTTCAAGGTCGCCGAGATGGCCGCCAAGGTCGCTGCCGCGCGGGCGCACCTGGAGGCCGCGATCCACGCCGAGCACGACGACGTGGACCCGCTGCGGCACTACATCGACATGAGTGTCATGAAGACCACCGTCACCCGGCTCGCGCACGAGGTGGTCACCCTCGGCATGCAGGTGCAGGGCGGATCCGGCCTGGCCTCCAGCGACCCGCTCCAGCGGATGTACCGGGACGTCGTCGCCGGCCTGCTGGTGCCGCCGGCCACCGACGTCGTCCTGGAGTGGGCCGGCAAGTTGGCCCTGGACGTGCCGATCTTCGCCGAGCCGCGCTGGGTCGGGTGA
- a CDS encoding aminotransferase class III-fold pyridoxal phosphate-dependent enzyme, whose protein sequence is MATPNPTENLVADLLTQSWVIDMFTEIGERQRQSIEVSGQVRERAASNHVFWPFHAPQFPLVVAEASGSRITDIDGNTYLDSHLGFGAQALFGHNPPSVVEHVREHLGRSTGNGYLNLTELQLVDLLEDMLPHCQKFAFLNSGTDATNAAIRLCRAHTGRRLVAKFEGALHGVHDLAAHNTAFWYHGHPTQPFPEVTADGIAPMPALTGVAPADRTELLILPNDTAAALALIEKHRDELACVLGEAVSSSFPYAEHTVPLIKAVAERCRTLRVPFVLDEVLTGFRYGLSGAAGHFDIPADLYCYGKVVTGLGLPLSVVAGRADIIDHMQTTGLPLTDLGRKTCVQTTHAGNHLSLAASFASLSMLRDAGAAYYERTRAKVATVQNRLAEFRTETGIPLRLLGFGDFIGSFGFVAGESYDDYREFAAAVNPIGLFLLTLMLRRRGIYTLSLPMFFTGDAHSDADVEELLAAVLDSARELDKHGFPFVLPA, encoded by the coding sequence ATGGCCACCCCCAACCCGACCGAGAACCTGGTCGCCGACCTGCTCACCCAGTCCTGGGTGATCGACATGTTCACCGAGATCGGGGAGCGTCAGCGCCAGTCGATCGAGGTCTCCGGCCAGGTCCGGGAGCGCGCCGCGTCCAACCACGTCTTCTGGCCGTTCCACGCGCCGCAGTTCCCGCTGGTCGTCGCCGAGGCGTCCGGGAGCCGGATCACCGACATCGACGGCAACACGTACCTCGACTCGCACCTGGGCTTCGGCGCGCAGGCACTGTTCGGGCACAACCCGCCCAGCGTGGTCGAGCACGTCCGGGAGCACCTGGGCCGCTCCACCGGCAACGGCTACCTCAACCTCACCGAACTGCAATTGGTCGACCTGCTCGAAGACATGCTGCCGCACTGCCAGAAGTTCGCCTTCCTCAACTCCGGCACCGACGCCACCAACGCGGCGATCCGGCTCTGCCGGGCGCACACCGGCCGGCGGCTGGTCGCCAAGTTCGAGGGCGCCCTGCACGGCGTGCACGACCTGGCCGCGCACAACACCGCCTTCTGGTACCACGGCCACCCGACGCAGCCCTTCCCCGAGGTGACCGCCGACGGCATCGCCCCGATGCCCGCGCTCACCGGGGTCGCCCCGGCGGACCGCACCGAGCTGCTCATCCTGCCCAACGACACCGCCGCCGCGCTGGCGCTGATCGAGAAGCACCGCGACGAGCTGGCCTGCGTGCTCGGCGAGGCGGTCTCCTCGTCGTTCCCGTACGCCGAGCACACCGTCCCGCTGATCAAGGCGGTCGCGGAGCGCTGCCGGACCCTGCGGGTGCCGTTCGTCCTGGACGAGGTGCTCACCGGCTTCCGCTACGGTCTCTCCGGGGCCGCCGGCCACTTCGACATCCCCGCCGACCTGTACTGCTACGGCAAGGTGGTCACCGGACTCGGCCTGCCGCTGTCCGTCGTGGCCGGTCGCGCGGACATCATCGACCACATGCAGACCACCGGTCTGCCCCTGACCGACCTGGGCCGCAAGACCTGCGTGCAGACCACGCACGCCGGCAACCACCTCTCGCTGGCCGCCTCGTTCGCCTCGCTGAGCATGCTCCGCGACGCCGGAGCGGCCTACTACGAGCGGACCCGCGCCAAGGTCGCCACGGTGCAGAACCGGCTCGCCGAGTTCCGCACCGAGACCGGCATCCCGCTGCGGCTGCTCGGCTTCGGCGACTTCATCGGCTCGTTCGGCTTCGTGGCCGGCGAGTCGTACGACGACTACCGCGAGTTCGCCGCGGCGGTGAACCCGATCGGCCTGTTCCTGCTGACCCTGATGCTCCGCCGCCGGGGCATCTACACCCTCAGCCTGCCGATGTTCTTCACCGGCGACGCGCACAGCGACGCCGACGTGGAGGAACTGCTCGCCGCCGTCCTCGACTCCGCCCGGGAACTGGACAAGCACGGCTTCCCGTTCGTGCTCCCGGCCTGA
- a CDS encoding helix-turn-helix domain-containing protein: MARNHVLKQALAATGLTVADLAERCEVDAKTVERWVSRGRVPHPRSRVRAAEVLGEDVGVLWPEVVRRVVKTGTDRELVGIYPRRADLPRPVFREAIERANSRLWFGGYTSYFVWLEVPGAVTTLAAKASAGADLRFLLGDPDSPVTAERDRVEATPLTLATRIAMTRAEIAKADAAIPVRRSDRHVAMSVWVFDDEAIVATHIGAGLGQDSVTLHLRRAQDGGAFDRYVEHFESLWADGKPADPQD; encoded by the coding sequence ATGGCGCGGAACCACGTACTCAAGCAGGCGTTGGCAGCGACCGGCCTCACCGTCGCCGACCTCGCGGAGAGATGCGAGGTGGATGCGAAGACCGTGGAACGGTGGGTGAGCCGGGGGCGGGTGCCCCATCCCCGGTCCAGGGTGCGGGCGGCCGAGGTGTTGGGCGAGGATGTAGGAGTGTTGTGGCCCGAGGTAGTACGACGCGTCGTCAAGACCGGGACCGACCGCGAGCTGGTCGGGATCTACCCCCGCCGCGCCGACCTTCCGCGACCGGTCTTCCGTGAGGCGATCGAGCGGGCCAACTCCCGGCTGTGGTTCGGCGGGTACACCAGCTACTTCGTCTGGCTGGAGGTGCCCGGCGCGGTCACCACCCTCGCCGCCAAGGCCAGCGCCGGTGCTGATCTGCGATTCCTGCTCGGCGATCCGGACAGCCCGGTCACCGCTGAGCGTGATCGGGTCGAGGCGACCCCGCTCACCCTGGCCACACGTATCGCCATGACGCGCGCGGAGATCGCGAAGGCCGACGCCGCGATCCCGGTTCGCCGGTCCGACCGACACGTCGCGATGTCCGTGTGGGTCTTCGACGACGAAGCCATCGTCGCCACCCACATCGGTGCGGGGCTCGGGCAGGACTCGGTGACGCTGCACCTGCGGCGGGCACAGGACGGCGGAGCCTTCGACCGGTACGTCGAGCACTTCGAGTCCCTGTGGGCCGACGGGAAACCCGCCGACCCGCAGGACTGA